The segment CGGTTCCGACGACGCGCGTCTCTTTGGCCTCGTTCTGGATCGTGAGGTCGATCTCGATCGTGCGCGTCTCGTCGTTCTTGTCCGTGACGACGCCGCGCGCGACCGGGTGGGAATCGACCGAGATCGGCGCGCGGAACACCGTGTCGATCTTGCGCACTACGGCGCGCGGCGCCCAGCGGTGGATCAGCGCCACCAGGATTCCCTGGCTCATGATCCCCGGCACGATCGCGCCGGGCAGCCCTTCCTTGCGCGCCTCGTCGTGGGCGTTGAAGCGCCCGAACGTCATTCCCGCCGCCGCGGTGAAGCGGCGCACGGTGGCCAGCGTCACGTCCGGAGCCGTGGGCGGGAGCTCCGCGCCGAAGTCCACGTCGTCGTAACCGAGGCTCATCTCGCTCCCCGCTCCTGCTGCACCATGCGCCAGTCGACCACCGAGACCGGCTCGCCGCGCTGGTTCGAGAACTCCATCCGGTGCACGATGAAGAGCATCGTGCCCGAGCGACCCGTCTTGGTGTAGATGTCGTGGATCTGGCTCTTGGCCACGACCTTGTCGCCGGGGCGGATCGGCGCGATCGGAGTCACGCACTTGCCCGCGTCGAAGCCGTAGCCGCTGCCGAGCCGCGGGAAGCTGTCCGGCAGGATCCGGCGCCCCACGTAGCGCGAGGTGTAGTTCGGCACGGCCCGGAAGTCGGGATCCGCGGGGTCGGTGTAGCGCTTCGCCGTCTCGCCGCAGGCCGACGCGAACGAGACCAGGTCCGAGGCGCTCACCTCGAACTCGGCGGTGTCGAACGTGAATCCGGTCCAGTCTCGCTTCAGCTTCTCGACGTCTACTTCCATGACACGGCCTCGAAGTCTCCCGCTCGAAGCGATTCCACCAGCCCCTCCCCGTCGCGGATCTCGCGCGGGAAGCGCGTCACGCAGCGCGCGATCTGGCTCACGATGTGCGCGTCGCTCCCGCCGATCCCACGGTAGCCGTGGGCCTGCGCCAGCGCGAGGGCACGGGCGTCCTCCTCGCCACGGCTTCCGCCGTTCAGCGTCTCGATCACGCCCACCCCTGCGACCACGCCCTTCGCGTCGAAGTGATCGAAGAGACCGACGCGCGGCCGGCCCGGGTGGCACGGGACGGCGACCCCGCCGCAGCGCTCGGTCTCGCGCAGCACCAGCGCAAGCGGCAGATCGATGCGCGTGAAGTCGTAGGCCGCGCGCATGTCGTCGTTCACGCCGAACACGAGCACGTGGCCGTAGTCCGTCTCTACCTCGGAGGCCTTCAGGATCAGGATTCCGTACTCGTCCTCGAGCGCTCGGTAGTCGGAGACGTCGTCGAACTGCCGATGCTCGGTGAGCACGAATCCGTCGAGCGGGATCTCGCGTTTGCGGATCCACTGACAGTAGTTCTCGACCTTCGCTCGCCCGTCGTCGGAGACGATCGAGTGGTTGTGCAGATCGAGGATCATGCCGGGCGGAAGACAGGAACCGCGAGCCCGTCGGCGTCCGAGCGGAACTCGGCCACCACCGGCATGCCGATCCGCACCGAGTCCGGCGGACAGCCGACGACGTTCGAGAGCAGCCGCGGCCCCTCCTCGAGCTCGACGTAGGCGAGCACGTAGGGCGTGGCGTCGCGGAACGGGGGTACCTGGTTCTGCTCGGTCACGGTGAAGGTCCAGACGCTCCCGCGGCCGCTCGCCTCGAAATGCTCGATCTCCGACGAGAGACAGCTCACGCAGAGCGCGCGCGGCCGGTGCTGGACGACTCCGCAGCTCCGGCAGCGCTGCAGCACCAGAGTGTGTCGCCCCGCTCCCTCCCAGTAGCCGCGCGTCTCCCAGTCTGCGACGGGCTTGGGGTGGTCGATCTCGCGCGCCATCAGTCCCTCGCCAGGATCAGCGTCGCGCCGCTGTGCGCCACGCCGAGCGTTCCGCCGGTGCCGTGCGCGAGCGCGATCCGCGCGTCCGCGACCTGCCGCTCGCCGCACTCGCCGCGAAGCTGCTTCACCGCTTCGATCACCAGGAAGATCCCGCGCATTCCGGGATGGTTCGAGGAGAGCCCGCCGCCGTCGGGATTCACGGGCAGCTCGCCGCCGAGCCCGATCCGACCGTTCGAGACGAAGTCCCCCCCTTCGCCCGGCTTGCAGAAGCCCAGGTTCTCGAGCGTGGCGAGCACGGTGATCGTGAACGAGTCGTAGATCGCGCAGAGATCGACGTCGCTCCGCGTCACCCCGGCCATGCCGAAGGCCTGCTCGCCGGACTGTTTCGCGGCGATCGTGAGCAGGTCGGGCGCGCCGAGCTCCTGGTGGCGCACGGCCTCGCCGCAGCCGAGCAGAAGCACGGGGCGCTTGGCGAGGTCCCGGGCGCGCGCCGCGCTGGTCACGATCAGCGCCCCGCCCCCGTCGCTGATGATGCAGCAGTCGAGCAGGTGCAGGGGGCGCGAGATCATGCGGCTTCCGAGCACGTCGTCGACGCTGATCGGCCTTCGCATCTTCGCGTTCGGATTCAGTCCCGCGTGACGCCGCATGGTGACGGCGATCTCGGCGAGCTGGGCCGAGGTCGTCCCGTAGCGCTCCATGTGGCGCTGGGCGACGAGCGCGTAGCTTCCCACCGTCGTGAGTCCGTACGGCGACACGAAGGACGAGCCGGCGTCGCGGCCCCCGCCCATTCCGGTTCCGATCGCCACGGCATTGGACGCCGCGGTGCTGCCGTACAGGACGAGCGCGACCTCGCAGAGCCCGGCGTGGATCGCCGCCGCGGCGTGGCTGACGTGCGCCACGAACGAGGAGCCGCCGAAGTTCGTGCCGTCGAGGTAGCGGGGAGCCAGATTCAGGTACTCGGCCAGCGAGACGATGCCCATCGGCCCCATCGACATGCTCGCGGCGAAGAGGCCGTCGACGTCGCGCAAGGCCAGGCCGCAGTCAAAGAGCGCGCCGCGCGCGCACTCGGCCATGATCTGGAATTCGGTCTTCTCCGGCGCCCAGCGCGTCGGGTGCTCGTAGACGCCGGCGAGAGCGACCGCGCGCGAGAGGCTCATCGCGCCAGCTCCGAGAGGAAGCCCAGCACCGCCTCGGCCAGCGCCTCGGGCTGTTCCAGCGCGACGCGGTGGCCGCACTTCGGGATCACGACCTCGCGCGCGCGCGGGATGCGCGAAGCGAGCAGATCGGACTGCGCGCGAACGTCTTCCGAGTCGTCCTCGCCGACCACGACGAGCGTCGGACACGACACGCGCGCGAGCTCGTCCTCGCGGTTCCAGCCGTCGAGCGCGCGCATGTTCCCGTACAGCACGCGCGGGTCGGTCTTCAGCTCCTCCATGAAGCCGCGGCGCATCACGTCGGGCGTGGCGGCTGGCGAGTAGCCCGAGCGGTCGAACTCGCGCCGCGCCTTGCCCTCGGTGACCAGCCGCAGCCGCTCGAGCAGCTCGGCTCTGGCGTGGAAGCGCGCACGGCTCGCGACCAGCACGAGAGCGCGCACGAGGCCCGGTGCAGCCGCCGCGGTCTCGAGCGCGATGCAGCCGCCCATCGATGCTCCGAGCAGAACACAGCGTTCGATGCCGAGCTCCGCGCAGAACGCGCGCGTGAACTCGCTCATGCGCGCGACCGACGGCAGCGCGTCGAGGCCGCCGGAGCGCGCGTGCCCGGGCCGGTCGAAGGCGAGCGGGCTGTGCGCGGGCTCGAGGCGCGCGAGCAGGTCGACGAACTCCGCCGAACTCGGGCTCGCCCCGTGCAGACAGATGATCGTCTCGCCGCGCATCAGCGCAGGGGGACGTTCGGGCAGCGTCGTCGGGCCGACGTGTTGCACGAACGTCGCGACACCGTCGACACGGACGTACTTCTGGGGCACGCGCGGAGCCTACATGGGGCCCGCTCGGAGTGTCAAAACGCGTGGTAGAGTCTGCGCGACATCTGGGGGGGACATGGCAGGGACGACCGCGCTCGCAATCCACGGTGGCGCGCCGGTGCGATCGCGGCCGTGGCCGGCGTGGCCCGAGCACGGCGAGCCCGAGCGCGCGGCGCTGCTGCGCGTGCTCGAGAGCGGGAACTGGGGCGGCCACCCGAGCCCGAACACGGAGGGGCGCGGTTTCGCGGA is part of the Deltaproteobacteria bacterium genome and harbors:
- a CDS encoding MaoC family dehydratase, with the protein product MEVDVEKLKRDWTGFTFDTAEFEVSASDLVSFASACGETAKRYTDPADPDFRAVPNYTSRYVGRRILPDSFPRLGSGYGFDAGKCVTPIAPIRPGDKVVAKSQIHDIYTKTGRSGTMLFIVHRMEFSNQRGEPVSVVDWRMVQQERGAR
- a CDS encoding Zn-ribbon domain-containing OB-fold protein, with the translated sequence MAREIDHPKPVADWETRGYWEGAGRHTLVLQRCRSCGVVQHRPRALCVSCLSSEIEHFEASGRGSVWTFTVTEQNQVPPFRDATPYVLAYVELEEGPRLLSNVVGCPPDSVRIGMPVVAEFRSDADGLAVPVFRPA
- a CDS encoding thiolase; the encoded protein is MSLSRAVALAGVYEHPTRWAPEKTEFQIMAECARGALFDCGLALRDVDGLFAASMSMGPMGIVSLAEYLNLAPRYLDGTNFGGSSFVAHVSHAAAAIHAGLCEVALVLYGSTAASNAVAIGTGMGGGRDAGSSFVSPYGLTTVGSYALVAQRHMERYGTTSAQLAEIAVTMRRHAGLNPNAKMRRPISVDDVLGSRMISRPLHLLDCCIISDGGGALIVTSAARARDLAKRPVLLLGCGEAVRHQELGAPDLLTIAAKQSGEQAFGMAGVTRSDVDLCAIYDSFTITVLATLENLGFCKPGEGGDFVSNGRIGLGGELPVNPDGGGLSSNHPGMRGIFLVIEAVKQLRGECGERQVADARIALAHGTGGTLGVAHSGATLILARD
- a CDS encoding alpha/beta hydrolase → MRGETIICLHGASPSSAEFVDLLARLEPAHSPLAFDRPGHARSGGLDALPSVARMSEFTRAFCAELGIERCVLLGASMGGCIALETAAAAPGLVRALVLVASRARFHARAELLERLRLVTEGKARREFDRSGYSPAATPDVMRRGFMEELKTDPRVLYGNMRALDGWNREDELARVSCPTLVVVGEDDSEDVRAQSDLLASRIPRAREVVIPKCGHRVALEQPEALAEAVLGFLSELAR